In Rhinatrema bivittatum chromosome 1, aRhiBiv1.1, whole genome shotgun sequence, a single genomic region encodes these proteins:
- the LOC115079415 gene encoding killer cell lectin-like receptor subfamily B member 1B allele C has protein sequence MAEDVIYTSLSLPQTQELLPPAAEQPPGVKKPSSFWSFAAVALGTGVLVNILITIGLGTHVFSKLERFSTKENIQNLKGQLQESQKLLKRTNSFLQELETLLTGQLPVCTIGWLQNGEKCYYFSVNKKTWDESRKQCHSWDSDLLLIKDNITLSFIQEHSNGTAYFIGLRRESRSRPEIWRWTDGTVLDKLFQVQRTSDLSCVRVASGELRQESCSKDSQWVCEKKAHRLQLLGSSLSPARSLLGADSPPSTGPE, from the exons ATGGCCGAGGACGTCATCTACACCTCTCTGAGCCTCCCGCAGACGCAGGAGCTCCTGCCACCTGCCGCGGAGCAGCCCCCAG GTGTTAAGAAGCCGTCTTCCTTCTGGTCGTTTGCTGCTGTTGCGCTGGGCACTGGGGTCCTGGTAAACATCCTAATAACGATCGGCTTAGGAACCCACG TTTTCTCTAAACTGGAACGGTTCAGTACAAAGGAGAACATCCAGAATCTAAAGGGCCAACTGCAGGAATCCCAGAAGCTACTGAAGAGAACCAACAGCTTCTTACAAGAATTGGAGACCTTACTGACAG GGCAGCTGCCGGTTTGCACAATTGGTTGGCTGCAGAATGGTGAAAAGTGCTATTACTTCTCTGTGAACAAAAAGACGTGGGATGAGAGCAGGAAACAGTGTCACTCATGGGACTCGGACCTCCTACTGATCAAGGATAACATCACTCTG AGCTTCATCCAGGAGCATTCCAACGGGACGGCGTACTTTATTGGCCTAAGGAGGGAGAGCAGGAGCCGGCCCGAGATCTGGAGGTGGACAGACGGGACAGTCCTGGACAA ATTGTTTCAAGTGCAGAGAACCAGTGATCTGAGCTGTGTACGAGTGGCTTCAGGCGAGCTCCGGCAGGAATCGTGCTCCAAGGACTCCCAGTGGGTCTGTGAGAAGAAGGCCCACAGGCTGCAGCTTCTGGGATCCAGCCTGTCCCCTGCACGCTCTCTCCTTGGAGCTGACAGCCCTCCCAGTACAGGCCCGGAATGA